A window of the Cannabis sativa cultivar Pink pepper isolate KNU-18-1 chromosome X, ASM2916894v1, whole genome shotgun sequence genome harbors these coding sequences:
- the LOC115699876 gene encoding protein NRT1/ PTR FAMILY 4.5: MNMEVMSRDFDQSGGGKRGGNRAAFFVYIMEGLESMAFISNSASLVIYFFSYMNYSLTKSSTMLTNLLGTATLLSLLGGFISDTYLTRFATTLIFASIELMGYIVLLVQAHRSDLRPPKCLSITHQCEGASAGEAAILYTGLYLMALGTGGVKAALPALGADQFDPKKAKQLSTYFNWFIFSLTIGSILGVTLVVWISTDKGWDWAFAVCAIALLLSIFFISLGNPFYRNNLPKGSPLLRFLRVFVASFRNRKLPIPENADELHEIYQDKEDDNLHHEILQRTDQFKFLDRAAVIRRTEDDDNDGSNSGSEWRVCTVTEVEETKILIRMLPIILTTIFMNTCLAQLQTFSVQQSVTMDRDFIGFEIPGPSVPAIPLLFMFILIPLYDRVFVPIARRVTGIPTGISHLQRIGIGLVLSAISMTVAGFVEKKRRNVAIQHDMVDSQDALPISVFWLGYQYAIFGAADMFTLVGMLEFFYAESSAGMKALSTAISWCSLAFGYYLSSVVVEIVNKVSGGWLANNNLNRDKLENFYWLLAGLSVVNFGVYVMCASWYKYKNVEMIKKDDAST, encoded by the exons ATGAATATG GAGGTCATGAGCAGAGACTTTGATCAAAGTGGTGGTGGCAAACGAGGAGGAAACAGAGCTGCATTTTTTGTATATA tAATGGAAGGACTGGAAAGCATGGCGTTTATATCAAACTCAGCAAGCCTGGTGATATATTTCTTCAGCTACATGAATTACAGCTTAACAAAATCGTCGACCATGCTCACCAATCTCTTAGGAACTGCCACTTTACTCTCCCTCCTCGGCGGTTTTATATCTGACACCTATTTAACCAGATTTGCAACCACTCTTATTTTCGCTTCAATTGAATTAATG GGATATATAGTTCTGCTAGTGCAAGCCCACCGTTCGGATCTAAGACCACCAAAGTGCCTAAGCATAACACACCAATGCGAAGGTGCATCAGCAGGGGAAGCAGCAATCCTATACACAGGGCTGTATCTTATGGCCCTTGGAACAGGTGGAGTCAAAGCAGCTCTCCCAGCTTTAGGTGCTGACCAGTTTGACCCAAAAAAAGCTAAGCAGTTGTCTACTTACTTTAACTGGTTCATTTTCAGCCTTACCATTGGTTCAATCTTGGGTGTCACTTTGGTTGTATGGATAAGCACAGATAAGGGCTGGGATTGGGCCTTTGCCGTTTGCGCTATAGCTCTTTTACTTTCCATCTTTTTCATTTCTTTGGGCAACCCCTTCTATCGGAATAACCTTCCAAAAGGAAGCCCACTCCTTCGTTTTCTAagg GTTTTCGTGGCCTCTTTTCGAAATCGAAAACTTCCCATTCCAGAAAATGCAGATGAATTACATGAGATTTATCAGGACAAAGAAGATGATAACTTACATCATGAAATCCTTCAAAGAACAGACCAATTCaa GTTCTTGGACAGAGCAGCTGTGATAAGAAGAACAgaagatgatgataatgatggtAGTAATTCAGGATCAGAATGGAGAGTGTGTACAGTAACTGAAGTGGAAGAGACAAAGATCCTAATACGGATGCTACCAATCATACTAACCACAATCTTCATGAACACATGCTTAGCACAACTCCAAACCTTCTCAGTCCAACAGAGCGTAACAATGGACAGAGATTTCATTGGCTTCGAAATCCCCGGACCCTCAGTCCCAGCCATTCCTTTGCTCTTTATGTTCATTCTCATCCCATTATACGACAGAGTCTTTGTCCCAATAGCAAGAAGAGTTACGGGTATTCCCACCGGCATTAGCCACCTCCAGCGCATTGGTATTGGCTTAGTTCTCTCAGCTATCTCCATGACAGTTGCCGGGTTTGTAGAAAAGAAGCGCAGAAACGTCGCGATTCAGCATGACATGGTCGATAGCCAAGATGCCTTGCCCATAAGTGTTTTCTGGCTTGGTTACCAATACGCTATATTTGGGGCGGCTGACATGTTTACCCTGGTGGGGATGTTGGAATTCTTCTATGCTGAGAGCTCGGCGGGAATGAAGGCGCTGAGCACCGCCATCTCGTGGTGCTCGTTGGCTTTCGGGTACTACTTGAGCTCTGTGGTGGTGGAGATTGTGAACAAGGTTAGTGGGGGTTGGTTAGCAAACAATAATCTAAATAGGGATAAGTTGGAAAACTTTTACTGGTTGTTGGCAGGGTTGAGTGTTGTAAATTTTGGGGTTTATGTCATGTGTGCATCTTGGTACAAGTATAAGAATGTGGAAATGATCAAGAAAGATGATGCTTCTACTTAA